The following are encoded together in the Bradyrhizobium sp. CCGUVB1N3 genome:
- a CDS encoding biotin transporter BioY codes for MVWPVQSGEAAGALRALVLVALGTTLMALSAKVSLPLPYVPMTLQTLVVLMIGAAYGWRLGSATMIAYLAEGAIGLPVFAGPVGGLAPLIGPTAGYLFGFVVAAFVTGFLAERGWDRSVAWLFAAMAIGHIVILAMGFAWLAFGLGLGAAKAWQVGILPFIAASLVKNGLGATLMPAARRVIDRRQ; via the coding sequence ATCGTCTGGCCGGTCCAAAGCGGCGAGGCGGCGGGCGCTCTGCGCGCGCTCGTGCTGGTTGCGCTTGGAACGACTTTGATGGCGCTGTCAGCCAAGGTCAGCCTGCCGCTGCCCTATGTGCCAATGACGTTGCAGACCCTGGTCGTGCTGATGATCGGCGCCGCCTATGGCTGGCGCCTCGGTAGCGCAACCATGATCGCGTATCTCGCGGAAGGCGCGATCGGCCTGCCGGTGTTTGCGGGCCCGGTCGGCGGCCTCGCTCCGCTTATCGGCCCCACGGCCGGCTATCTGTTCGGTTTCGTCGTGGCGGCCTTCGTCACGGGCTTTCTCGCCGAGCGGGGCTGGGATCGCAGCGTGGCCTGGCTGTTCGCGGCCATGGCCATCGGCCACATCGTCATTTTGGCGATGGGTTTCGCCTGGTTGGCGTTCGGCCTCGGGCTTGGCGCCGCCAAGGCCTGGCAGGTCGGCATCCTGCCGTTCATCGCCGCGTCGCTGGTCAAGAACGGGCTCGGGGCGACCTTGATGCCGGCCGCGCGCCGGGTCATCGACCGCCGCCAATAG